The Episyrphus balteatus chromosome 3, idEpiBalt1.1, whole genome shotgun sequence genome segment attcgacgccaaaataccgaaaaaaaaaaagatttgaagaattccgaattggaataaaatccgaaaaaaaatgtatcccaaCCCTCAACCTCAGCTAAGgcccttactcaaacaaacacccttttcagaatttggagggggctcaaaCATCTGaactgcctctaaatctctaagatttatgaacaagtttcagttaatcatgtacattatgaagaaatcagctaaataataacattgtCTTGGAAGcttgagcccccccctcaatacgccactggttgaagtgaaaccttaaaaatcatttttctttttatatgtcataaaaaaagcaaaacaatcaatctcttttctcttctaacgccatttaATCCactttttaaatgacaacctataataaattttatatcattattgtttcaccttttatatgatgcttcaatcatatttctaccatgcctacaaaaaaagtaagaatttttttaaagccaaccatgtcgaaatttcaaacggtacttcctacactgttggctggtcatcggcaacagatcttcacaggtgttttgaggtaattttttaagtttttcaattaaaggctatataacttgtagagcacatactattatgtgtgatatatcaaatgaaaggtaatattatcagcatgcttattaaagttaaataaatttgttatgtgctctagatcaaaagatataacgtgtttagaaaaagaacatcttttcaccgttatttcagaattttgaataagaaattaattaaaattttgcacaattataatttatttaactacctatctactgtataaatttcattcatctatctattaaaacaaaaaagttatgatcaattgatttttcctgtcggtttttcaaaaaaataatttttggatttttaagaaaaaatttcagtttttttttttttgaaaaatcaattttttgagaaCGGATGgacgaaattttttgaaacataatttttatgtgtgttaattaaaatttcctttttatttgcattccaattttttttttttttaaatgttagagaattttttaattttaaataaatttttttatattattttcaagTTACTACTACTTCATTTGTTGGAAGCCCTTTAAGGGAAGAAACTACTTCACTTTGACTTATTATTGCCCATCTATAACAACAGAAAAAGGCTTCAAATAATGGTAACACagaattaattaaacaaaagaaaaaaaaaaacacatataagTGATAGAATTCTCTTCTTAACAATTACTAGACTTTCGAGCCGATATCAAACTATAGCAAAtttaaaatctaacaaaaaaattattcacaaaCAAATAACTACATcgtttgtattttaatttctttaccGCTTGCTATTGAATGcatgtatacaaacaaaaacaaataataattatctttattgttaaaaaaataaaataaaaaaaataaaaataataataataaaaagctttcataacaagaaaaaacatttctttttaatttgattaaagCTTTTAATCAACTAACACAAATGAAACTGTTCATAGAGAGATTCACAACAGCTGCCTCTGCATTCCGAACAAGTTTGGACTTTggataaacaaaaacaatcaaaagGCACTATGCGAATAACATGTTTAGTATAATAATACCGATCGTGTCGGCAAGTTCGCAAGATGTTGTCCAAGTGTTTATCAAACAGAACTAATAATATTCCCTCAATTTTATTTCAGTCGATTAGAAGAAATATTGAAAGCCAAGTAAGTTTTTAAAGATTCCTGTCAGTGTGCTCTTTTTTaatggatttatttttataataagacTAACTCTGCAGAGTGTCCACATAAAGTCTCCACAGAAACTACCGATTGGGAAAATGCACGTCCATATGAAGATATTCCCGGCCCATCAAAATTTGAACTTGTTCGAGGCTTCATGCCAGGAGGtatccaaaaatattatttaccaTCTTATACTCAAAACTTATTACAGAATTTTATCTCTAAAAGGTGCCTTCTACAAACAACCAGTTAAAGTGTTTTTCAATATTCTCCAAAAGAAATATGGAGACTTTTTGATACTTCCCGGAATTTTCGGAAAGAAACCAATTTTAATGGCTTTTGATCCAAATATGTTTCGAGAAGTATTTCGAAATGAAGGCATTTGGCCAGCTAGAAGAAATTTCGATTCAgctttttattttcgaaatgtCTACAAAAAGGAATACTTTCAAGGAAATGAGGGGCTTATAATGACGTAAGctttctagaaaaaaatactgtcaacattttttttaagggaaatatttttttttttcagttctggTGAATCTTGGGGTAAATTTCGAACAGCTGTTAATCCAATATTAATGCAACCGAAGAACGTTAAGCAATATTTGAACAAAATGATACCAGTTAATAAAGATTTTATTCAAAGGTAAGGTAAAAGTCTCCAAACTTTCATTGAGCTCAAAAACAACTTATTCCAACAACAGAATTCGAGAAATTCGTGATCCAAAAACTAACGAAATGCCCGGTAACTTTGTTGATGAAATCAATCGTCTAACTTTTGAGTCTGTAGCTGTTATAGCTCTTGATCAAGAGCTTGGTCTGATCCGACGCAATCGTGATTCCCCTGAAGCAGAGGCTCTGTTCCGAAGTTTAAGGGATTTCTTTGACTTGGCTTATGAATTGGATATAAAGCCCTCGCTTtggaaaatcataaaaactccaaaattctataaaatgaTGAGGGTTTCTGAGACAATGtttcaaattaccaaaaaatacattgaagaTGCTTTAGAGCGCATGGAAAAAAATCCACATTCCACAGAAGATAGCAGCTATCAAAAGAGTGTTGTGGAAAAGTTAGCAGAGAAAGATAAGTTGGTAGCAATTGTAATGGCAATGGATATGATGTTGGCAGGAGTTGACACGGTAAGAACTTAGAAAGCTTTAAAAAACTCATAAAACTCTTAAAAACTTCTTCCAGACAACAACAACTTTAACAGGAATTCTTTTCGGAATCGGAAAGAATCCTgacaaacaagaaaaattacgTCAAGAAGTTTTATCGGTTCTCCCCGAAAAAGATTCAGTCCCAACTGTTGAAAGTCTAAAAAATCTCCCATACTTAAGAGCTTCTATTAAAGAAGGTATTCGATTATTTCCTATTGGACCAGGAACAGTTCGATCATTACCAAAGAATATGGTTTTGAATGGATATCAAGTTCCAATGAACACTGACGTAGCTATGGGAAATAATATCATTTTgagagaagaaaaatatttccctAAAGCTGAGGAATTCATTCCAGAAAGATGGCTTCGAACTGAAGAAGGAGATGCATTTAAAGCAGATGAAGTGAATCCATTTGTTTATTTACCCTTTGGTTTTGGACCTAGAAGTTGTGCTGGCAAAAGAATTGTTGATTTGGAATTGGAACTAACGATTATGAGACTTGttagaaattttaatattgaatttaattattCTATTGAAAATGCTTTTGATACTCAATTTATAGCGAGACcaattattcctttgaaatttaaattcactGAAATGGAAAATTAGattgttttgttgttaaaaaacaatatCTATTAATTACATAAGGCTATTTTTAGGATAATAAATTGTTTACgagacttttttttgcattaagaaTGTCATCATCAACTGAGATTTATTTTTCATCGTTACTTATACTAGCGAAagtttgcaaaacaaaaaaaaaaactcgttttgTTAATTGAAATCTCTCCGAATTTGCAGCTGCGTTCGAGGTTTGATGTAATTTTTATGGTCGAAGATGCAGTTTACAAGAAAAGGTATAATCTTTCGCGGTGGTTCCAACAAAACGATGGAGGCATTAAATTGCAGTTATGAACATGGTCCATGTTGGTCAATTAAATCGTGTGTATAGCAGCAACAAAGAACATTAAACTGATCTTTTTCTTGGAATTCAAATTTACTGTGATCGACATTTTATGTGTtccacattttttgtgtatatttgaTACTTGAAGAAAGTTAAACGCATGAATGAGTCGCATGTTGTTGCTAagaatgtttaaaatt includes the following:
- the LOC129913259 gene encoding cytochrome P450 CYP12A2-like; the protein is MLSKCLSNRTNNIPSILFQSIRRNIESQTNSAECPHKVSTETTDWENARPYEDIPGPSKFELVRGFMPGGAFYKQPVKVFFNILQKKYGDFLILPGIFGKKPILMAFDPNMFREVFRNEGIWPARRNFDSAFYFRNVYKKEYFQGNEGLIMTSGESWGKFRTAVNPILMQPKNVKQYLNKMIPVNKDFIQRIREIRDPKTNEMPGNFVDEINRLTFESVAVIALDQELGLIRRNRDSPEAEALFRSLRDFFDLAYELDIKPSLWKIIKTPKFYKMMRVSETMFQITKKYIEDALERMEKNPHSTEDSSYQKSVVEKLAEKDKLVAIVMAMDMMLAGVDTTTTTLTGILFGIGKNPDKQEKLRQEVLSVLPEKDSVPTVESLKNLPYLRASIKEGIRLFPIGPGTVRSLPKNMVLNGYQVPMNTDVAMGNNIILREEKYFPKAEEFIPERWLRTEEGDAFKADEVNPFVYLPFGFGPRSCAGKRIVDLELELTIMRLVRNFNIEFNYSIENAFDTQFIARPIIPLKFKFTEMEN